One genomic region from Streptomyces sp. Li-HN-5-11 encodes:
- a CDS encoding ABC-2 family transporter protein, with the protein MNAVRIAWRITRLNFRAQLEYRSEFLMMIAIGAVWQVAVIVFATVLLTRFTGMGGWDSSDVLLIPATRMLAHGLFVLFLGRVHLLGRNIQEGRIDGYLLRPMPVHRQIQLQFFPTNAIGDLTVAVGLMAGALSRSDLDWTAGRTAYLIASVLGGMLLEAALFTAVACASLRFPAADYWGRWLEELLGTFGSYPLNVLPKAVGGLLTFGLPLAFVAYFPAAVLTGHGHSTGVPYWLAAASPLVGLLAYLGARLLWRWSLGHYTGVNG; encoded by the coding sequence GTGAACGCGGTTCGCATCGCCTGGCGGATCACCCGCCTCAACTTCCGGGCGCAGCTGGAGTACCGCAGCGAGTTCCTGATGATGATCGCGATCGGTGCGGTCTGGCAGGTGGCGGTCATCGTCTTCGCGACGGTGCTGCTGACCCGGTTCACCGGTATGGGCGGCTGGGACAGCAGCGACGTCCTGCTCATCCCGGCGACGAGGATGCTGGCGCACGGCCTGTTCGTGCTGTTCCTGGGCCGGGTGCACCTCCTGGGCCGGAACATCCAGGAGGGCAGGATCGACGGCTACCTGCTGCGTCCCATGCCGGTCCACCGCCAGATCCAGCTGCAGTTCTTCCCCACCAACGCGATCGGCGACCTGACGGTGGCGGTGGGCCTGATGGCGGGCGCGCTCAGCCGCAGCGACCTGGACTGGACGGCGGGCAGGACCGCGTACCTGATCGCCTCGGTGCTCGGCGGGATGCTCCTGGAGGCGGCCCTGTTCACGGCGGTGGCCTGCGCCTCGCTGCGCTTCCCGGCCGCCGACTACTGGGGCCGCTGGCTGGAGGAGCTGCTCGGCACCTTCGGCAGCTACCCGCTGAACGTGCTCCCGAAGGCGGTCGGCGGCCTCCTGACGTTCGGCCTCCCCCTGGCCTTCGTGGCGTACTTCCCGGCAGCGGTCCTGACCGGACACGGCCACAGCACGGGTGTCCCCTACTGGCTGGCGGCGGCCTCACCCCTGGTGGGCCTGCTGGCCTATCTCGGGGCGCGACTGCTGTGGCGGTGGAGCCTCGGGCACTACACGGGCGTCAACGGGTGA
- a CDS encoding ABC-2 family transporter protein produces the protein MAVPHAWRAGRVTPLGELYTPPRMTAALLRLTVQIVLVASLWRGLYAQTGTTAGLDRGQAVTYAVLAVLASRLRELDQYSGRDTVQQHMHFGTIVYWYLRPLPPQHYYALRALGEQLYGLAWALAGYAVCLAAGVVEPPKNAETAGVFALSLLLGQWVMHYVMLVIDQLCFWTLRNGAALMILVFAQNLLSGVYAPLWFFPRWFITLSGFLPFQATLSVPLSLYVGRIPLSDAAAQLAVQAGWVVALSLFTRLLWRRAARRVISQGG, from the coding sequence ATGGCCGTCCCGCACGCCTGGCGCGCCGGCCGCGTCACCCCGCTCGGCGAGCTGTACACCCCGCCCCGGATGACCGCGGCGCTGCTCCGCCTGACCGTCCAGATCGTCCTCGTCGCCTCCCTGTGGCGCGGCCTGTACGCGCAGACCGGCACGACGGCCGGCCTCGACCGCGGCCAGGCGGTCACGTACGCCGTGCTGGCCGTCCTCGCCTCCCGGCTGCGCGAGCTGGACCAGTACTCGGGCCGCGACACCGTCCAGCAGCACATGCACTTCGGCACGATCGTCTACTGGTACCTGCGCCCGCTGCCGCCGCAGCACTACTACGCTCTGCGGGCCCTGGGCGAGCAGCTGTACGGCCTGGCGTGGGCGCTCGCGGGGTACGCGGTGTGCCTGGCGGCGGGTGTGGTCGAGCCCCCGAAGAACGCGGAGACGGCCGGGGTGTTCGCACTCAGCCTGCTGCTCGGCCAGTGGGTGATGCACTACGTCATGCTGGTCATCGACCAGCTGTGCTTCTGGACGCTGCGCAACGGCGCCGCGCTGATGATCCTCGTCTTCGCGCAGAACCTGCTGTCCGGTGTGTACGCGCCGCTGTGGTTCTTCCCCCGCTGGTTCATCACGCTGAGCGGCTTCCTGCCCTTCCAGGCGACGCTGAGCGTGCCGCTGTCGCTGTACGTGGGCCGGATCCCGCTGTCGGACGCGGCTGCCCAACTCGCCGTACAGGCGGGGTGGGTGGTGGCGCTGTCCCTGTTCACCCGGTTGCTGTGGCGGCGGGCCGCCCGGCGCGTGATCTCCCAAGGAGGCTGA